From a single Kitasatospora azatica KCTC 9699 genomic region:
- a CDS encoding phosphoglyceromutase, with product MADTTYRLILLRHGESEWNQKNLFTGWVDVDLNEKGEKEAARGGELLASEGLFPDVVHTSLLRRAIRTSQIALDKADRHWIPVSRSWRLNERHYGALQGKDKAQTLAEFGEEQFQLWRRSYDTPPPVLADDNEFSQAGDARYADIPSELRPRTECLKDVVDRMLPYWYDAIVPDLAAGKTVLVTAHGNSLRALVKHLDGISDEAIAGLNIPTGIPLVYELDADFKPVTAGGRYLDAEAAAAAIEAVKNQGKK from the coding sequence ATGGCTGACACGACCTACCGACTGATCCTGCTCCGCCACGGCGAGAGCGAGTGGAACCAGAAGAACCTGTTCACCGGCTGGGTCGACGTCGACCTGAACGAAAAGGGTGAGAAGGAGGCCGCGCGCGGCGGCGAACTGCTCGCCTCCGAGGGCCTCTTCCCCGATGTGGTGCACACCTCGCTGCTGCGCCGCGCCATCCGCACCTCGCAGATCGCGCTGGACAAGGCCGACCGCCACTGGATCCCGGTCAGCCGCAGCTGGCGCCTGAACGAGCGCCACTACGGTGCGCTGCAGGGCAAGGACAAGGCCCAGACCCTGGCCGAGTTCGGCGAGGAGCAGTTCCAGCTGTGGCGCCGCTCCTACGACACCCCGCCGCCGGTGCTGGCCGACGACAACGAGTTCTCGCAGGCCGGCGACGCCCGTTACGCGGACATCCCGAGCGAGCTGCGTCCGCGCACCGAGTGCCTCAAGGACGTCGTCGACCGGATGCTGCCGTACTGGTACGACGCGATCGTGCCGGACCTGGCCGCGGGCAAGACCGTGCTGGTGACCGCGCACGGCAACAGCCTGCGCGCGCTGGTGAAGCACCTGGACGGGATCTCCGACGAGGCGATCGCCGGCCTGAACATCCCGACCGGCATCCCGCTGGTCTACGAGCTCGACGCCGACTTCAAGCCGGTCACCGCCGGCGGCCGCTACCTGGACGCCGAGGCCGCCGCCGCCGCGATCGAGGCCGTGAAGAACCAGGGCAAGAAGTAA
- a CDS encoding type III secretion system chaperone family protein — protein MAIRTKDEALGLLAAALDEAGVSWESAAADPYTLVATLPGTRKLSTTCALRIGDHTLSVNAFVIRRPDENHEGVFRWLLERNTRLYGVAYALDSLGDVYLTGRLPLAALTAESVDRLLGTVLENADEPFNTLLELGFASAIRREWEWRTKRGESTRNLAAFAHLAGPPAAADRPAAD, from the coding sequence ATGGCAATCCGTACCAAGGACGAGGCGCTCGGCCTGCTCGCCGCCGCGCTGGACGAGGCCGGCGTGAGCTGGGAGTCGGCCGCCGCCGATCCGTACACGCTGGTCGCGACGCTGCCCGGCACCCGCAAGCTCAGCACGACCTGTGCGCTGCGGATCGGCGACCACACCCTGTCGGTGAACGCCTTCGTGATCCGCCGCCCGGACGAGAACCACGAGGGGGTGTTCCGCTGGCTGCTGGAGCGCAACACCCGGCTGTACGGGGTCGCCTACGCCCTGGACTCGCTCGGCGACGTCTATCTGACCGGCCGGCTGCCGCTGGCGGCACTCACCGCCGAGTCGGTGGACCGGCTGCTCGGCACGGTGCTGGAGAACGCCGACGAGCCGTTCAACACCCTGCTCGAACTCGGCTTCGCCTCGGCGATCCGGCGCGAGTGGGAATGGCGCACCAAGCGGGGCGAGTCCACCCGCAACCTGGCGGCCTTCGCCCATCTCGCCGGTCCGCCCGCCGCAGCCGACCGGCCCGCGGCGGACTGA
- the mshA gene encoding D-inositol-3-phosphate glycosyltransferase → MLSVHTSPLHQPGTGDAGGMNVYIVELARRLAALNIEVEVFTRATSSDLPPTVDLAPGVLVRHVTAGPYEGLVKEDLPAQLCAFTHGVLRTEAGHRPGHYDLVHSHYWLSGQVGWLAAERWGVPLVHTMHTMAKVKNAALAEGDTPEPAARVIGETQVVEAADRLIANTADEAGELSTHYGARTDQLAVVHPGVNLDVFRPGEPGAQRAARARLGLPQDAAVLLFAGRIQPLKAPDVLLKAVSALLERRPELRDNLVVPVVGGPSGTGLAKPQALQKLAAQLGIGDVVRFHPPVGQPELAEWYRAATVLVMPSYSESFGLVALEAQACGTPVLAAAVGGLPVAVRDGETGTLVRGHDPADWARALEPYVTRTELVARQGAAAARHAAGFGWGAAAATTAEVYAGALARPAGRLGGARRRLV, encoded by the coding sequence ATGCTGAGCGTGCACACCTCCCCTTTGCACCAGCCGGGCACCGGCGACGCGGGCGGCATGAACGTCTACATCGTCGAGCTGGCCAGGCGGCTGGCCGCGCTCAACATCGAGGTCGAGGTCTTCACCCGGGCCACCTCCTCCGACCTGCCGCCGACCGTCGACCTGGCGCCCGGGGTGCTGGTCCGCCACGTCACCGCCGGCCCGTACGAGGGCCTGGTCAAGGAGGACCTGCCGGCCCAGCTGTGCGCCTTCACCCATGGCGTGCTGCGCACCGAGGCGGGGCACCGCCCGGGCCACTACGACCTGGTGCACTCCCACTACTGGCTCTCCGGCCAGGTCGGCTGGCTGGCGGCCGAGCGCTGGGGGGTGCCGCTGGTGCACACCATGCACACCATGGCCAAGGTCAAGAACGCCGCCCTGGCCGAGGGCGACACGCCCGAGCCGGCGGCGCGGGTGATCGGCGAGACCCAGGTGGTGGAGGCGGCCGACCGCCTGATCGCCAACACCGCCGACGAGGCCGGCGAGCTCTCCACCCACTACGGTGCCCGGACCGACCAGCTGGCCGTGGTGCACCCGGGCGTCAACCTGGACGTCTTCCGCCCAGGCGAGCCGGGTGCCCAGCGCGCCGCCCGGGCCCGCCTCGGGCTGCCGCAGGACGCCGCGGTGCTGCTCTTCGCCGGCCGAATACAGCCGCTGAAGGCACCGGACGTGCTGCTCAAGGCGGTCTCGGCACTGCTGGAGCGGCGTCCCGAGCTGCGCGACAACCTGGTCGTCCCGGTGGTCGGCGGCCCGTCCGGCACGGGGCTGGCCAAGCCGCAGGCCCTACAGAAGCTCGCGGCCCAGCTCGGGATCGGCGATGTGGTGCGGTTCCACCCGCCGGTCGGGCAGCCGGAGCTCGCCGAGTGGTACCGGGCCGCGACGGTGCTGGTGATGCCCTCCTACAGCGAGTCCTTCGGCCTGGTGGCGCTGGAGGCGCAGGCCTGCGGCACGCCGGTGCTGGCCGCGGCGGTCGGCGGGCTGCCGGTGGCGGTCCGGGACGGTGAGACGGGCACCCTGGTGCGCGGCCACGACCCGGCCGACTGGGCGCGTGCCTTGGAGCCGTACGTCACCCGGACCGAGCTGGTGGCCCGGCAGGGCGCGGCGGCGGCCCGGCACGCGGCGGGCTTCGGCTGGGGCGCGGCGGCGGCGACCACCGCCGAGGTGTACGCGGGCGCGCTCGCCCGTCCGGCCGGGCGGCTCGGCGGAGCCCGGCGCCGGCTGGTCTGA
- a CDS encoding MDR family MFS transporter, whose amino-acid sequence MPALATSLPTRLRGTVTESVGGLPSAFWWLWISTLVNRLGGFVVTFLALYLTVDRGYSASYAGVVAALFGLGSAIASLTGGVLADRIGRRPTVLVAQVLTAASTAALGFADGQLMIAAVAFLTGLSANAARPAISAIIADVVPAADRVRAFSLNYWAINIGFGVSAAMAGLIAVHGYLPLFLADAATTLLCALVVFAKVPESRPAVPPGDKAAPQISLGTVFRDRRYMALVGLTFLFALIMQQGSTTLAVVMGKAGLSTTQYGLVIGLNGLLIVVLQIPVTRMIQGRDRGTLLLVAALLTGWGAGLTAFAGSSALFFAFTVAVWTVGEIIQVPTNMGLVAELSPTHARGRYQGVSSLAWSAASFVGPVVGGFLLDHAGGGTVWGGCAVLGTVAAAGYLVVGRRADASAAVAAQVRAGSLG is encoded by the coding sequence ATGCCCGCCCTCGCCACCTCGCTGCCCACCCGGTTGCGCGGCACCGTCACCGAGTCGGTCGGCGGGCTGCCGTCCGCGTTCTGGTGGCTGTGGATCTCGACGCTGGTGAACCGGCTCGGCGGCTTCGTGGTGACCTTCCTGGCCCTGTACCTGACCGTCGACCGCGGCTACTCGGCCTCGTACGCGGGTGTGGTCGCCGCGCTGTTCGGCCTCGGCTCGGCGATCGCCTCCCTGACCGGCGGGGTGCTGGCCGACCGGATCGGACGGCGGCCCACCGTGCTGGTGGCCCAGGTGCTGACCGCCGCCTCCACGGCGGCGCTGGGCTTCGCCGACGGTCAGCTGATGATCGCAGCGGTGGCCTTCCTGACCGGTCTGAGCGCCAACGCCGCCCGGCCCGCCATCTCGGCGATCATCGCCGACGTGGTCCCGGCCGCCGACCGGGTGCGTGCGTTCTCGCTGAACTACTGGGCGATCAACATCGGTTTCGGTGTCTCGGCGGCGATGGCCGGACTGATCGCCGTGCACGGCTACCTGCCCCTGTTCCTCGCCGACGCGGCCACCACGCTGCTCTGCGCGCTGGTGGTCTTCGCCAAGGTCCCCGAGTCCCGGCCGGCCGTGCCCCCGGGGGACAAGGCCGCGCCGCAGATCAGCCTGGGGACGGTCTTTCGCGACCGGCGGTACATGGCACTGGTCGGCCTGACCTTCCTGTTCGCGCTGATCATGCAGCAGGGCAGCACCACGCTCGCGGTGGTCATGGGCAAGGCCGGGCTCAGCACCACGCAGTACGGTCTGGTGATCGGACTGAACGGTCTGCTGATCGTCGTGCTGCAGATCCCGGTCACCCGGATGATCCAAGGACGCGACCGCGGGACGCTGCTGCTGGTCGCGGCGCTGTTGACCGGTTGGGGTGCCGGGCTCACCGCCTTCGCGGGCTCCTCGGCGCTCTTCTTCGCGTTCACGGTGGCGGTCTGGACGGTCGGCGAGATCATCCAGGTGCCGACCAACATGGGCCTGGTGGCCGAGCTGTCGCCGACCCACGCCCGCGGGCGCTACCAGGGCGTCTCCTCGCTTGCCTGGTCGGCGGCCTCGTTCGTCGGGCCGGTCGTCGGCGGCTTCCTGCTGGACCACGCCGGTGGCGGCACGGTCTGGGGCGGCTGCGCGGTGCTCGGCACGGTGGCGGCGGCCGGGTACCTGGTGGTCGGACGTCGGGCGGACGCCTCGGCGGCTGTGGCCGCCCAGGTCCGGGCCGGGTCGCTCGGCTGA
- the phoU gene encoding phosphate signaling complex protein PhoU, whose amino-acid sequence MRDSYHEELDSIGDSLVEMARMVGSAMGRATTALLDADLALAESVIAADDKVNDLHHELENRAIDLLARQQPVATDLRIVVTSLRMSADLERCGDLARHVAKVARLRYPETAVPNDLHPIVLEMGQLAQRLVSKAGQVIATKDVDAALQLERDDDAMDSLHRELFAHLIDDRWQHGIETGVDVTLIGRYYERFADHAVSVAKRVVFLVTGEHAGEFIPEEKPAADE is encoded by the coding sequence ATGCGCGACTCGTACCACGAGGAACTCGACTCGATCGGCGACAGCCTGGTCGAGATGGCCCGGATGGTCGGCTCTGCCATGGGCCGGGCCACCACCGCGCTGCTCGACGCCGACCTGGCGCTGGCCGAGAGCGTGATCGCGGCCGACGACAAGGTCAACGACCTCCACCACGAGCTGGAGAACCGCGCGATCGACCTGCTGGCCCGCCAGCAGCCGGTCGCCACCGACCTGCGGATCGTGGTCACCTCGCTGCGGATGAGTGCCGACCTGGAGCGCTGTGGCGACCTGGCCCGGCACGTGGCCAAGGTGGCCCGGCTGCGCTACCCCGAGACGGCGGTGCCGAACGACCTGCACCCGATCGTGCTGGAGATGGGGCAGCTCGCCCAGCGGCTGGTGTCCAAGGCCGGCCAGGTGATCGCCACCAAGGACGTGGACGCCGCCCTGCAGCTGGAGCGCGACGACGACGCGATGGACTCGCTGCACCGCGAGCTCTTCGCCCACCTGATCGACGACCGCTGGCAGCACGGCATCGAGACCGGCGTGGACGTGACGCTGATCGGACGGTACTACGAGCGCTTCGCCGACCACGCGGTCTCGGTCGCCAAGCGCGTCGTCTTCCTGGTGACCGGCGAGCACGCGGGCGAGTTCATCCCCGAGGAGAAGCCCGCCGCGGACGAGTAG